One stretch of Roseibium sp. HPY-6 DNA includes these proteins:
- a CDS encoding MarR family transcriptional regulator, with protein sequence MTEITDKNDASAKSQFILYWGDMGSQWGVNRSVAQIHALLYLSTKPLNAEQISEELGIARSNVSNSLKELVGWRLIQRVPVAGDRREHFVAETDVWEMALLIARGRKEREIDPAIRAIDMCVSQAENEKNLDPDVLKRMHAMQDFLTTADRWSAQMLSVPKSNLAALMKMGNKVLTLLKIGGKTK encoded by the coding sequence ATGACAGAAATTACCGACAAAAACGACGCAAGCGCAAAATCTCAGTTCATTCTTTATTGGGGCGATATGGGCAGCCAATGGGGGGTCAACCGCTCCGTCGCCCAGATCCATGCTCTGCTCTACCTGAGCACGAAGCCGCTAAACGCGGAACAAATATCAGAAGAGCTTGGGATTGCACGATCGAACGTTTCCAACTCCTTGAAGGAGCTTGTCGGCTGGCGGCTGATTCAGCGGGTTCCGGTCGCCGGTGACCGGCGGGAACATTTCGTTGCAGAAACGGACGTGTGGGAAATGGCCCTTCTTATCGCGCGGGGTCGCAAGGAGCGGGAGATAGACCCCGCAATCCGCGCAATCGACATGTGCGTTTCGCAGGCCGAGAATGAAAAGAACCTCGATCCCGACGTTCTCAAGCGTATGCATGCCATGCAGGACTTTCTGACAACCGCTGATCGCTGGTCGGCTCAGATGCTGAGCGTTCCAAAATCCAATCTGGCGGCCTTGATGAAAATGGGAAACAAGGTTCTGACCCTTTTGAAGATCGGCGGCAAAACGAAGTAG
- a CDS encoding DUF4166 domain-containing protein gives MQHDTAARHCDIVLDTRFRDLLGEAAWNALPISVRKRFGKRLRGGASVVYQGEVVAMRRTFPGYVLSQLARLVGGPLPHDMSSLRQPAVVTVTEDCAGEGQFWIRQYGRATGFPQVIHSSKRFAGPTGIEEYIGCGIGMALQVAAGQDALIFKSDHYFLQVGSLRFRLPSWLSPGKLTITHRDLGDTRFLFSLTLTSRLFGELIHQDALFHDMEIDL, from the coding sequence ATGCAGCATGATACCGCTGCCCGGCATTGTGACATCGTTCTCGACACCCGTTTCCGGGACCTTTTGGGCGAAGCTGCATGGAACGCACTCCCGATTTCGGTCCGCAAACGCTTCGGCAAGCGCCTGAGAGGTGGGGCAAGCGTTGTCTATCAGGGTGAAGTTGTCGCGATGCGCCGAACCTTCCCCGGATATGTGCTGTCACAGCTTGCGCGGCTCGTTGGCGGCCCTTTGCCACACGACATGTCCTCTCTTCGGCAACCGGCTGTCGTCACGGTCACCGAGGACTGCGCCGGGGAAGGTCAATTCTGGATCCGCCAGTATGGCCGCGCGACCGGCTTTCCGCAGGTGATCCATAGCTCGAAACGGTTTGCAGGTCCGACCGGAATTGAAGAATACATCGGTTGCGGCATTGGTATGGCGCTTCAGGTCGCTGCCGGACAAGACGCCCTGATCTTCAAGAGCGATCACTATTTTCTGCAGGTCGGTTCGCTGCGCTTCCGGCTGCCATCGTGGCTGAGCCCGGGCAAACTCACCATCACACACCGGGACCTCGGCGATACACGGTTCCTGTTCTCACTCACCCTGACAAGCCGTTTGTTCGGCGAGCTCATCCATCAGGACGCGCTCTTTCATGACATGGAGATTGACCTATGA
- a CDS encoding TIGR01777 family oxidoreductase — protein MTDPLLWTLISVQIAMGLFDTLVHHEVTERLAWRASQKLELRLHGIRNFFYAVIFLTFAWTEPRGIFTLLFAAILVLEVIITLWDFVEEDLTRKLPWTERINHTLLTLNYGAILALLAPILWQWSFQPSAMVPVSYGWWSVMASIAAFGVAVFSARDLLAASRSERLLKPDAADLVTALPPRQHILVTGGTGFVGVRLVEALVAAGHSVTVLTRDLRKAEVLSHPVRAISDLGDIHAKDRIDAIVNLAGDPIANGLWTSGKRQRIIQSRVAMTNALEELIARLETKPDCLVSGSAIGWYGLRGDEVLTESATSSPAFTHEVCEQWEQAAMQISERGVRVVALRIGLVLGVDGGMLARLLTPFEFGGGAKLGDGGQWMSWIERDDLVRVIAYAITDEDLEGPVNATAPEPVRNAVFTKALAHALTRPAFLRIPAWLLSTALGDMARETMLASQRVVPKRLLDRGFLFRQPELESMLRSITGSSAGSRSKPKQEIGVALR, from the coding sequence ATGACCGATCCTCTTCTCTGGACTCTGATATCCGTACAGATTGCCATGGGTTTGTTTGACACGCTCGTGCATCACGAAGTCACCGAACGCCTGGCCTGGCGCGCTTCGCAAAAGCTGGAACTGCGCCTGCACGGTATCCGCAACTTCTTTTATGCCGTGATCTTCCTGACATTCGCGTGGACGGAGCCCCGTGGTATATTCACGTTGCTCTTCGCGGCAATCCTGGTACTAGAAGTCATCATCACGCTCTGGGACTTCGTCGAAGAGGATCTCACCCGCAAGCTTCCCTGGACGGAGCGTATCAACCACACTTTGCTGACCTTGAATTATGGAGCCATTCTGGCCCTGCTCGCACCTATTCTTTGGCAATGGTCGTTCCAGCCAAGCGCAATGGTGCCCGTCAGCTATGGCTGGTGGAGTGTCATGGCGAGCATCGCCGCATTTGGTGTTGCCGTGTTTTCGGCACGCGACCTGCTCGCTGCATCCCGCAGTGAAAGGCTCCTGAAGCCTGACGCCGCGGATCTGGTAACGGCACTGCCCCCGCGCCAGCACATTCTCGTCACAGGCGGCACCGGCTTTGTCGGCGTGCGGCTGGTGGAAGCACTTGTCGCGGCAGGCCATTCCGTAACCGTCTTGACGCGAGACCTGCGCAAGGCCGAAGTGCTCTCACATCCGGTCCGCGCGATTTCCGACCTTGGCGACATCCATGCCAAGGACCGAATAGATGCAATCGTCAATCTTGCCGGAGATCCGATTGCGAACGGGCTTTGGACGTCAGGCAAGCGGCAGCGGATTATCCAATCCCGTGTCGCCATGACCAACGCTCTTGAAGAATTGATCGCGCGCCTCGAAACGAAACCGGACTGTCTCGTCAGCGGTTCAGCCATTGGCTGGTACGGCCTTCGCGGCGACGAAGTTCTGACAGAGAGCGCAACATCTTCGCCCGCGTTCACACATGAAGTCTGTGAACAGTGGGAACAGGCAGCCATGCAGATATCGGAGCGCGGTGTTCGCGTGGTTGCTTTGCGCATCGGCCTCGTGCTCGGGGTCGACGGCGGCATGCTGGCCAGGCTCCTGACGCCGTTCGAATTTGGCGGCGGCGCAAAGTTGGGCGATGGCGGGCAGTGGATGTCCTGGATCGAAAGAGACGACCTCGTCCGCGTGATCGCATATGCCATCACGGATGAAGATCTTGAAGGTCCGGTGAACGCCACCGCGCCGGAACCGGTCCGCAACGCGGTCTTTACCAAGGCACTTGCGCACGCTCTGACCCGGCCCGCTTTTCTGCGCATCCCGGCCTGGTTGCTGTCTACGGCCCTTGGAGACATGGCACGTGAAACCATGCTCGCCAGCCAGCGGGTCGTGCCCAAACGGCTTCTCGATCGCGGGTTCTTGTTCCGCCAGCCGGAGTTGGAATCGATGCTGAGGTCAATCACGGGGTCCAGCGCCGGTTCAAGAAGTAAACCGAAGCAGGAAATTGGCGTCGCGCTTCGATAA
- a CDS encoding alpha/beta hydrolase, translating into MTSTSHDDTSNQAVQNAQTRTVTFEVKGAPLSGTLYLPKGFDGKPRAVVVVTGAWTAVEEQMPANYARELVKHGLAALTFDFRGWGKSGDLEDGARFVENPAAKTADIRAAFECVAALPEVDAARIFGLGICASAGYMVDAVAGNPLVSRIALIAPWLQDKDIVNAVYGGDEGVAALIETSRKAEAAGGEIIPAAGPVGADGVLMPVGGYYYEAQRGAIPQYDNKWNNAGWEGWLTYYPADNPGRLDKPLAVVHSQSAAIPEGARKFLEGYGNAAKTLWLEDVEQFDFYDAPANISRATDFVARHCQSDLA; encoded by the coding sequence ATGACCTCGACTTCGCACGACGACACGTCAAATCAAGCTGTCCAAAACGCACAAACCCGCACGGTGACCTTCGAAGTTAAAGGGGCACCTCTGTCCGGCACGCTGTACCTGCCGAAGGGTTTTGACGGCAAACCGCGAGCGGTTGTTGTCGTAACCGGGGCGTGGACCGCCGTCGAAGAACAGATGCCTGCAAACTATGCGCGCGAACTGGTCAAGCACGGACTCGCCGCTTTGACCTTCGACTTCCGCGGTTGGGGGAAATCCGGCGATCTGGAAGATGGCGCTCGGTTTGTTGAAAATCCCGCTGCCAAGACCGCAGACATCCGCGCGGCATTTGAATGCGTTGCGGCACTGCCCGAGGTGGATGCGGCGCGCATTTTCGGCCTCGGCATCTGCGCGTCTGCCGGCTACATGGTCGACGCAGTCGCGGGCAATCCGCTTGTATCGCGTATCGCTCTTATCGCTCCCTGGCTCCAGGACAAGGACATCGTCAATGCCGTCTATGGCGGCGATGAGGGCGTCGCAGCGCTGATCGAAACATCTCGTAAAGCCGAGGCAGCGGGCGGCGAAATTATTCCCGCCGCGGGTCCGGTAGGAGCAGACGGCGTATTGATGCCCGTCGGGGGTTACTACTACGAGGCGCAGCGCGGCGCGATCCCGCAATACGACAACAAATGGAACAATGCGGGATGGGAAGGCTGGCTCACCTATTATCCTGCCGACAATCCCGGGCGGCTGGATAAACCCCTTGCTGTCGTGCATTCGCAAAGCGCCGCAATCCCAGAGGGCGCTCGCAAGTTTCTTGAAGGTTACGGCAACGCGGCGAAGACGCTTTGGCTTGAGGATGTCGAACAGTTCGACTTCTACGACGCCCCGGCGAACATCAGCCGCGCAACCGACTTTGTCGCCAGGCACTGCCAGTCGGACTTGGCTTAG
- a CDS encoding SDR family oxidoreductase, translating into MSDDTITSRRALLTGGVAAAATLASTAAAANSMNPAAAPGALRPDGRFKGKVVAVTGGNSGIGEATVRAFAMEGSQVVFGARRDALGRQVEADIRAAGGDVTWIQTDVREPDQVERFIKAATDTYGRLDILFNNAGIFMTPNLIEDIDVENFEDMMRTNTFGVFYGMKYAIPVMKAQGSGVIINMASVAAHRGFPNTAHYNASKHAVLGLTRAGAKLAADNIRVASISPLAVDTPMLKESFDYQGLTYEGMAGFFVTPRIMDAHEMAEGVLFLASDAATAFNGMDLDATGGQLA; encoded by the coding sequence ATGTCAGATGACACGATTACATCCCGCCGTGCCCTGCTGACCGGTGGCGTTGCAGCAGCTGCGACACTGGCCTCCACAGCGGCCGCCGCCAACAGCATGAACCCGGCTGCTGCTCCGGGTGCGCTGCGCCCGGACGGTCGCTTCAAGGGCAAGGTGGTCGCAGTCACCGGCGGCAATTCCGGGATCGGAGAAGCAACCGTGCGCGCCTTCGCCATGGAGGGTTCTCAAGTTGTTTTCGGTGCACGCAGAGACGCTCTGGGCCGGCAGGTGGAAGCCGATATACGTGCCGCTGGTGGCGACGTGACCTGGATCCAGACCGACGTTCGGGAACCCGATCAGGTCGAGCGCTTTATCAAGGCAGCGACAGACACGTATGGCCGCCTCGACATTCTGTTCAACAATGCCGGAATTTTCATGACGCCGAACCTCATAGAGGACATCGACGTCGAGAATTTCGAAGACATGATGCGCACGAACACATTCGGTGTGTTCTACGGAATGAAATACGCTATCCCCGTCATGAAGGCGCAAGGCAGCGGCGTCATCATCAACATGGCATCAGTCGCCGCACACCGGGGTTTCCCGAACACGGCCCACTACAATGCCTCCAAACACGCCGTGCTGGGTCTTACCCGGGCAGGTGCCAAACTGGCCGCAGACAATATTCGTGTGGCCTCGATCTCACCGCTTGCCGTCGACACACCCATGCTCAAGGAAAGCTTCGACTATCAGGGCCTGACCTATGAAGGCATGGCCGGGTTCTTCGTCACGCCGCGCATCATGGACGCCCACGAGATGGCGGAAGGTGTGCTCTTCCTGGCCTCGGATGCGGCCACGGCTTTCAACGGCATGGACTTGGATGCGACCGGCGGTCAGCTCGCCTGA
- a CDS encoding nuclear transport factor 2 family protein, with amino-acid sequence MTRTLMAALTAATFLGGPAMADQTEISRSITDIAAGADRHDWERVRSAFAENVTSDYTSLWGGEPATQPADELVAGWAGFLPGFDSTHHMVTNHTVASIDDGSAVAEADFTATHRIEDGLWTLGGRYTYELEQSGDRWVVTSLTMTALWETGDRGLVAKAGERAAQKK; translated from the coding sequence ATGACCCGCACGCTTATGGCAGCCTTGACAGCAGCGACATTTTTGGGAGGACCGGCAATGGCAGATCAGACAGAAATCTCAAGGTCGATCACCGACATTGCCGCCGGTGCGGACCGGCACGACTGGGAGCGCGTGCGCAGCGCTTTCGCAGAGAATGTAACGAGCGACTATACCAGCTTGTGGGGCGGTGAGCCCGCAACGCAGCCCGCCGACGAACTGGTGGCCGGTTGGGCCGGTTTCCTGCCCGGTTTCGACAGCACGCACCATATGGTGACCAACCATACCGTTGCGTCCATTGACGACGGAAGCGCAGTCGCAGAAGCGGACTTCACCGCAACTCACCGCATTGAGGATGGTCTTTGGACGCTCGGCGGCCGCTACACATATGAGCTTGAGCAAAGCGGTGACCGCTGGGTGGTCACTTCGTTGACGATGACGGCGCTCTGGGAGACCGGAGACCGCGGTCTTGTGGCGAAGGCCGGCGAACGCGCTGCACAAAAGAAATAA
- a CDS encoding AraC family transcriptional regulator, whose amino-acid sequence MPDVVSEKSVLPAGGGAYTLPSLTLGIFLNDQPTHRISHGSSIAKHWPLSKHQGWLLPAGSEGYCEYDDDLEFATVSLNERLLEEFGFHDSAGFQAVVGDIDPLLVNLCLNADTFAQSGTLYRETMHRALAAQVVQMLKPAPPWHAGIEDHRLRKVLDYIHDNLGADLTLATMADLAAMSGTHFSKAFKKEVGLSPLQYVIAARLDLASVLLRTTQLSVAEVAWRAGYRDLSRFALHFKRKFNATPAAFRSS is encoded by the coding sequence ATGCCTGATGTCGTGTCGGAAAAATCCGTTCTGCCTGCAGGCGGTGGGGCGTATACCCTGCCGTCGCTGACGCTCGGGATATTTTTGAACGACCAGCCGACACACCGGATTTCACATGGCTCCTCAATTGCAAAGCACTGGCCGCTATCGAAACATCAGGGCTGGCTTCTTCCCGCAGGCAGTGAGGGGTACTGCGAGTATGACGATGACCTGGAATTCGCGACCGTTTCCTTGAACGAGAGACTGTTGGAAGAATTCGGGTTTCACGATAGTGCGGGTTTTCAAGCTGTCGTCGGTGACATCGATCCCCTGCTTGTCAATCTGTGCCTGAACGCAGACACATTTGCACAGAGCGGCACGCTCTACCGGGAAACGATGCATCGGGCACTTGCGGCGCAAGTCGTTCAGATGCTCAAACCCGCACCGCCCTGGCATGCGGGCATTGAGGATCACCGGCTGCGCAAGGTGCTAGACTATATTCACGACAATCTCGGTGCTGATCTGACCCTTGCCACCATGGCCGACCTTGCGGCGATGAGCGGCACGCATTTTTCGAAAGCCTTCAAGAAGGAGGTCGGCCTGTCGCCACTGCAATATGTTATCGCGGCCCGTCTCGATCTTGCTTCCGTTCTGCTGCGCACGACACAGTTGAGCGTGGCTGAGGTTGCCTGGCGCGCGGGATACCGCGATCTCAGTCGATTTGCGCTCCATTTCAAAAGAAAATTCAACGCGACGCCAGCTGCTTTCAGGTCCTCTTAG
- a CDS encoding NADH:flavin oxidoreductase/NADH oxidase, with amino-acid sequence MATLFSEFKLRDITFKNRIAVSPMSQYRALDGYANDWHLVHLGRFAVGGAGLVYAEATAVEKDGRRTHGDLGLWDDAQVDQLTPVTRFIEREGAVPGIQLGHAGRKASERRPWHGETPVDEEDAAERGEHPWPAIAPSAIPYADGWPDPEEMSEDDIQRVIDSFGSAARRSCEAGFKIIEIYAAHGFLVHQFLSPVANKRNDRWGGSTENRMRFAIEVARSVRANWPEGYPLAFRLSATDWLEDGIEIDDTIETAKALKAAGVDMIDCSSGGIGGKERPRRMVIEEGFQTPFAERVRKEADIATMAVGFLWGAEHCEEIVASGRADMVAVAREMLDDPNWPLHVAARLGTDEGHALWPIESGWWLMKRDRLLKKLGLR; translated from the coding sequence TTGGCAACCCTTTTTTCAGAATTCAAACTTCGTGACATCACATTCAAGAATCGTATCGCTGTCTCTCCGATGAGCCAGTATCGAGCGCTTGATGGATACGCCAACGACTGGCATCTCGTCCATCTCGGCCGCTTTGCGGTCGGCGGGGCGGGACTGGTCTATGCTGAGGCGACCGCCGTTGAGAAAGACGGACGCAGGACACATGGCGATCTGGGTCTGTGGGACGATGCGCAAGTTGATCAACTCACACCCGTAACCCGCTTTATCGAACGCGAGGGTGCCGTGCCCGGCATTCAACTCGGTCACGCGGGCCGCAAAGCTTCCGAGCGCCGGCCGTGGCATGGCGAAACACCCGTCGATGAAGAGGACGCTGCAGAGCGCGGTGAACATCCGTGGCCGGCGATCGCTCCCTCCGCAATCCCTTATGCCGATGGCTGGCCTGATCCTGAAGAAATGTCGGAAGATGACATTCAGCGGGTGATCGACTCATTCGGGTCGGCAGCCCGGCGGTCTTGCGAGGCAGGCTTCAAGATCATCGAGATCTACGCCGCGCATGGATTTCTGGTCCATCAGTTTCTGTCCCCGGTTGCCAACAAACGAAACGATCGCTGGGGAGGCAGTACGGAGAACCGGATGCGCTTCGCGATTGAGGTCGCTCGGTCCGTGCGCGCCAACTGGCCGGAGGGCTATCCGCTCGCGTTCCGGCTTTCCGCAACGGACTGGCTCGAGGACGGCATCGAAATTGACGATACTATTGAAACGGCAAAGGCGCTGAAGGCTGCTGGCGTCGACATGATCGACTGTTCGAGCGGCGGTATCGGCGGCAAGGAACGCCCGCGACGAATGGTGATTGAAGAAGGCTTTCAAACACCCTTTGCCGAAAGAGTCCGCAAGGAAGCCGATATTGCAACGATGGCTGTCGGCTTCTTGTGGGGTGCGGAGCATTGCGAGGAGATCGTGGCATCCGGCCGGGCAGACATGGTCGCGGTCGCCCGGGAGATGCTCGATGATCCGAATTGGCCATTACATGTCGCTGCGCGGCTCGGAACGGATGAAGGACACGCCTTGTGGCCGATTGAATCCGGCTGGTGGCTGATGAAACGGGACCGTCTCCTGAAGAAATTGGGTTTGCGTTAA
- a CDS encoding PhoX family phosphatase, giving the protein MKDNENHTLSFDEFDEVMNPRPEENDFDRIVESALSRRGFMGGVLAFGSFAALGGTAGIAKAASDRFAFDQIGTSIADDVIVPSGYKVDVMMRWGDPMWSDAPEFDQATRGTAASQERSFGDNTDGMDVFPHDGKTLLVVNNEYTNRSIISTSAEDGRLVGEGEIAKGMMAHGVSVVEVAKIDGKWQMVKDSPYNRRITPNTEMEITGPAAGHDLLKTDADPTGTKTLGTWNNCGNGKTPWGTYLACEENFNGYFSSSEEVQNDDPKSITPGMKRYGVNTEDWGYGWAEIDERFDVAKHPNEPNRAGYVVEIDPTDPNSTPKKRTALGRFKHENAEAVVNNDGRVVVYMGDDERGEFVYRYVSNGVYAPGAPTDELLSDGVLYVAKFSDNGTGAWVALTPETTGMDHAEIHIHSRQAGSAVGATTMDRPEWIAANPKAPEIYCCLTNNKNRGVKPNAGGDDTSVNGPNPREKNNYGQIVRWRPDGGDHTAPGFTWDLYVLAGNPTVHSDAYGGSSNVNSDNMFNSPDGLKFDSNGLVWIQTDGNYKNEGDFAGQGNNQMLAGDPVTGEIRRFMVGPNECEITGLTWSPDRRTMFVGIQHPGERGNSHWPEGGDSVPRSAIIAVTREDGGLVG; this is encoded by the coding sequence ATGAAAGACAACGAGAACCACACGCTTTCTTTCGACGAATTCGACGAAGTGATGAACCCTCGCCCGGAAGAAAACGATTTCGACCGGATTGTTGAATCAGCCCTAAGCCGTCGCGGTTTCATGGGCGGCGTCCTCGCATTCGGCAGCTTCGCAGCGCTCGGCGGAACCGCCGGCATCGCAAAAGCTGCGTCGGACCGTTTCGCCTTTGACCAGATCGGCACATCCATTGCCGACGATGTCATCGTTCCGAGCGGCTACAAGGTTGACGTCATGATGCGGTGGGGCGACCCGATGTGGTCCGACGCACCGGAATTCGACCAGGCAACACGCGGCACCGCTGCAAGCCAAGAGCGCTCTTTTGGTGACAACACCGACGGTATGGACGTGTTCCCGCATGACGGCAAGACGCTTCTGGTCGTGAACAACGAATACACCAACCGCTCCATCATCTCGACAAGCGCCGAAGACGGCCGTCTTGTCGGCGAAGGTGAGATCGCCAAGGGAATGATGGCTCATGGCGTTTCGGTCGTTGAGGTCGCCAAGATCGACGGCAAGTGGCAGATGGTCAAGGACAGCCCTTACAACCGCCGCATCACGCCGAACACCGAAATGGAAATCACCGGTCCGGCTGCCGGCCATGACCTTTTGAAGACCGATGCCGATCCGACCGGCACAAAAACCCTCGGCACCTGGAACAACTGCGGCAACGGCAAGACCCCCTGGGGCACCTACCTTGCCTGCGAAGAAAACTTCAACGGCTACTTCTCGTCCAGTGAAGAGGTCCAAAACGACGATCCCAAGTCGATCACACCAGGCATGAAGCGCTATGGCGTGAACACCGAGGACTGGGGTTACGGCTGGGCCGAAATCGATGAGCGTTTCGATGTCGCGAAACACCCGAACGAGCCGAACCGCGCCGGTTACGTCGTCGAAATCGACCCGACGGACCCGAACTCGACACCCAAGAAGCGCACGGCTCTTGGTCGTTTCAAGCACGAAAACGCGGAAGCGGTCGTGAACAACGATGGTCGCGTCGTTGTCTACATGGGCGATGATGAGCGCGGCGAATTCGTCTACCGATACGTTTCCAACGGCGTTTATGCTCCGGGCGCACCGACGGATGAATTGCTGAGCGACGGCGTCCTCTATGTCGCCAAGTTCAGCGACAACGGGACCGGCGCATGGGTCGCACTCACGCCGGAAACAACGGGCATGGATCACGCAGAGATCCACATTCACAGCCGCCAGGCTGGGTCCGCAGTTGGCGCCACCACGATGGACCGTCCGGAGTGGATTGCAGCCAATCCGAAGGCGCCCGAGATTTACTGCTGCCTGACGAACAACAAGAACCGTGGCGTCAAGCCGAATGCCGGTGGTGACGACACTTCCGTCAACGGCCCGAATCCGCGCGAGAAGAACAACTACGGCCAGATCGTGCGCTGGCGTCCTGACGGCGGCGACCACACGGCTCCGGGCTTCACCTGGGACCTCTATGTGCTCGCCGGCAACCCGACGGTGCATTCTGACGCCTATGGCGGGTCTTCGAACGTCAATTCCGACAACATGTTCAACTCACCGGATGGTCTGAAATTCGACTCCAACGGACTTGTCTGGATCCAGACGGACGGGAACTACAAGAACGAAGGCGACTTCGCAGGTCAGGGCAACAACCAGATGCTCGCGGGCGATCCGGTCACCGGTGAAATCCGTCGCTTCATGGTTGGCCCGAACGAGTGCGAAATCACCGGCCTGACCTGGAGCCCGGACCGCCGGACCATGTTCGTCGGCATCCAGCACCCGGGCGAGCGTGGCAACAGCCACTGGCCGGAAGGTGGTGATTCCGTGCCGCGGTCTGCCATCATTGCAGTTACGCGTGAAGATGGTGGCCTCGTCGGCTAA
- a CDS encoding VOC family protein — translation MIAHTHLHVSDLTRSKAFYAKVLATLGYSISMELDDAAGFFDGKNTDLWLVTEPVAPTHIAFEAKSREEVEAFFAIALAEGARDNGGPGYRAQYWPGYFAAFVFDPDGHNIEAVWYDRSKI, via the coding sequence TTGATTGCTCATACACATTTGCATGTCAGCGACCTCACCAGGTCAAAGGCGTTTTACGCGAAGGTTCTTGCAACGCTTGGCTATTCGATCAGCATGGAGCTCGACGATGCGGCGGGGTTCTTCGACGGCAAGAACACGGATCTATGGCTGGTGACCGAACCGGTTGCGCCGACCCATATCGCTTTCGAAGCCAAAAGCCGGGAAGAGGTCGAGGCGTTTTTCGCGATCGCACTGGCAGAAGGCGCACGCGACAATGGCGGGCCGGGCTATCGAGCTCAATATTGGCCAGGATATTTCGCAGCGTTTGTTTTCGATCCGGACGGACACAATATCGAGGCGGTCTGGTACGACAGAAGCAAGATTTGA